One window of the Candidatus Syntrophosphaera sp. genome contains the following:
- a CDS encoding DUF799 domain-containing protein, translating to MRKVFIFTPILLLFALSGCLQVTKTNLAETYPAMYSDPPLTILILPPVNNTTAADAKEYFACSLSEALGLRGYHPLPVEAMFGILRDEGLYDSETVNPAVLANLKKHFGADAVLYSTINKWDKSWFLTSGTLTIDAEFALLSTASAETIWDYSVTTIVNLGSSSKNLLEAALESAIKTAISDYFPYARTANIRTFREALPLGKHHPEAGTDGLTEIGPEKHGVIRIDR from the coding sequence ATGAGAAAAGTCTTCATTTTCACCCCCATCCTGCTCTTGTTTGCCCTGTCCGGATGTTTGCAGGTAACCAAAACCAATCTCGCGGAAACCTACCCCGCAATGTATTCCGATCCGCCTCTGACCATTCTGATCCTGCCTCCGGTGAACAACACCACCGCGGCCGACGCAAAGGAATACTTTGCCTGCTCGCTGTCCGAAGCGCTGGGCCTCAGAGGCTACCATCCCCTGCCGGTTGAGGCCATGTTCGGCATCCTGCGGGACGAAGGGCTCTACGATTCGGAAACCGTCAATCCCGCGGTCCTGGCCAATCTCAAAAAGCATTTCGGGGCGGACGCGGTCCTCTATTCCACGATCAATAAATGGGACAAATCCTGGTTCCTGACCTCCGGGACCCTGACCATCGATGCCGAATTTGCCCTGCTCAGCACTGCCAGCGCGGAAACCATTTGGGATTACAGCGTGACCACGATCGTGAACCTGGGCTCCAGCAGCAAAAACCTGCTGGAGGCAGCTCTGGAATCCGCCATCAAAACAGCGATAAGCGACTATTTCCCCTACGCCCGCACAGCCAACATCCGCACTTTCCGCGAGGCCCTGCCCCTGGGAAAACACCATCCTGAAGCAGGTACTGACGGCCTGACTGAAATAGGGCCGGAAAAACACGGAGTGATCAGGATCGACAGATAG